In one Vanacampus margaritifer isolate UIUO_Vmar chromosome 11, RoL_Vmar_1.0, whole genome shotgun sequence genomic region, the following are encoded:
- the tbc1d4 gene encoding TBC1 domain family member 4 isoform X5, whose amino-acid sequence MLTVSHSNGEGRKRTLSGCSSDSVSGPPPSPRRVSWRQKIFLRVASPMGKTSMHHSDHSDARELLPLSPRSPHSSVDPLSGGAGRPKRTAADYRTLWKTAIRQQILLVRMEKENQRLEASRDELHIRKMKLSYQEVGPDSHEVQALWEKKLTAPGRTTVRQDQEDLYRALCQGVPKSRRGEVWMLLCHQQRLCRRHPPRQPAADTPYRDLLKQLTAQQHAILVDLGRTFPNLDYFSAQLGAGQLSLYNLLKAYSLLDTEVGYCQGVSFVAGVLLLHMSEEQAFDMLKFLMYDLGIRRQYKPDMVSLQIQMYQLSRLLHDYHRDLYNHLEEYEICPSLYAAPWFLTLFASQFPLGFVSRIFDFLFAQGSEVIFKVALCLLSNHQGEIVECDSFESIVDYLKTTLPSLTQAQMEQTIAKVTEMDISKQLHAYEVEYHVLQDEVAEGGATPDDSERLDKLEKTNGQLKKQNMELLEKLQAARQKIQSLETNVENFLSRESKMKHAIRTLEQERSAHQKTIERMRSCLPPDVADVEMTHIKSTSPAPDAKAKAGAKKP is encoded by the exons atgctaactgttagccacAG TAATGGCGAAGGCAGGAAAAGGACACTATCAGGCTGCAGCAGCGACTCAGTGAGCGGACCGCCACCGAGCCCACGTAGAGTCTCGTGGAGACAAAAGATCTTCTTGAGGGTCGCCTCGCCCATGGGCAAGACTTCCATGCACCACTCAG ACCATTCAGATGCCAGGGAGCTGCTGCCGCTGTCCCCTCGCAGCCCGCACTCGAGTGTGGACCCTCTAAGTGGAGGAGCTGGTCGGCCCAAAAGGACGGCGGCGGACTACCGGACGCTGTGGAAAACCGCCATCCGCCAGCAGATCCTGCTGGTGCGTATGGAGAAGGAGAACCAGAGGCTGGAGG CGAGTCGGGATGAGCTGCACATCCGCAAGATGAAGCTGAGCTACCAGGAAGTGGGCCCCGACTCCCACGAGGTGCAGGCGTTGTGGGAGAAAAAACTGACGGCACCGGGCAGAACCACCGTGCGGCAGGACCAGGAGGATTTGTACCGTGCACTCTGCCAAG GCGTTCCCAAAAGTCGTCGCGGGGAGGTGTGGATGCTACTCTGCCATCAGCAGCGCTTGTGTCGCAGACATCCTCCGCGCCAACCAGCCGCCGACACGCCCTACAGGGATCTGTTGAAGCAGCTCACCGCACAGCAGCACGCCATTCTGGTGGATTTAG GTCGGACCTTCCCCAATCTGGACTACTTCTCAGCCCAGTTGGGTGCTGGTCAGCTTTCCCTTTATAACCTGCTCAAAGCCTACTCTCTGCTGGACACTGAG GTGGGCTACTGTCAGGGCGTGAGCTTCGTGGCCGGCGTGCTGCTGCTTCACATGAGCGAGGAGCAGGCCTTCGACATGCTCAAATTCCTCATGTACGACCTCGGCATCAGACGTCAGTACAAGCCCGACATGGTCTCGCTGCAG ATCCAGATGTACCAGCTCTCCAGACTGCTCCACGACTACCACCGCGACTTGTACAATCACCTGGAGGAGTACGAAATCTGCCCGAGCCTGTACGCCGCGCCATGGTTCCTCACGCTCTTTGCCTCGCAGTTCCCTCTCGGCTTCGTCTCACGCATCTTTG acttTCTATTTGCCCAAGGCTCAGAGGTCATCTTCAAAGTGGCCCTGTGTCTGCTGAGCAACCACCAGGGGGAGATAGTGGAGTGTGATAGCTTCGAGAGCATTGTCGACTACCTGAAGACGACGCTTCCCAGCCTCACGCAGGCTCAGATGGAGCAGACCATTGCCAAG GTGACCGAGATGGACATCTCCAAGCAGCTGCACGCGTACGAGGTGGAGTACCACGTGCTGCAGGACGAGGTGGCCGAAGGCGGCGCCACGCCCGACGACTCTGAGCGCCTGGACAAGCTGGAGAAGACCAACGGGCAGCTCAAGAAGCAAAACATGGAGCTGCTGGAGAAACTTCAG GCGGCCCGACAGAAGATCCAATCCCTGGAAACCAACGTGGAGAACTTCCTGTCCCGCGAGAGCAAAATGAAGCACGCGATCCGCACGCTGGAGCAGGAGAGGTCGGCCCACCAGAAGACCATCGAGCGCATGCGCTCGTGCCTCCCGCCCGATGTCGCCGACGTGGAGATGACCCACATCAAGTCAACGTCGCCGGCACCCGATGCCAAAGCCAAAGCCGGCGCCAAGAAGCCTTGA
- the tbc1d4 gene encoding TBC1 domain family member 4 isoform X6 codes for MKLSYQEVGPDSHEVQALWEKKLTAPGRTTVRQDQEDLYRALCQGVPKSRRGEVWMLLCHQQRLCRRHPPRQPAADTPYRDLLKQLTAQQHAILVDLGRTFPNLDYFSAQLGAGQLSLYNLLKAYSLLDTEVGYCQGVSFVAGVLLLHMSEEQAFDMLKFLMYDLGIRRQYKPDMVSLQIQMYQLSRLLHDYHRDLYNHLEEYEICPSLYAAPWFLTLFASQFPLGFVSRIFDFLFAQGSEVIFKVALCLLSNHQGEIVECDSFESIVDYLKTTLPSLTQAQMEQTIAKVTEMDISKQLHAYEVEYHVLQDEVAEGGATPDDSERLDKLEKTNGQLKKQNMELLEKLQAARQKIQSLETNVENFLSRESKMKHAIRTLEQERSAHQKTIERMRSCLPPDVADVEMTHIKSTSPAPDAKAKAGAKKP; via the exons ATGAAGCTGAGCTACCAGGAAGTGGGCCCCGACTCCCACGAGGTGCAGGCGTTGTGGGAGAAAAAACTGACGGCACCGGGCAGAACCACCGTGCGGCAGGACCAGGAGGATTTGTACCGTGCACTCTGCCAAG GCGTTCCCAAAAGTCGTCGCGGGGAGGTGTGGATGCTACTCTGCCATCAGCAGCGCTTGTGTCGCAGACATCCTCCGCGCCAACCAGCCGCCGACACGCCCTACAGGGATCTGTTGAAGCAGCTCACCGCACAGCAGCACGCCATTCTGGTGGATTTAG GTCGGACCTTCCCCAATCTGGACTACTTCTCAGCCCAGTTGGGTGCTGGTCAGCTTTCCCTTTATAACCTGCTCAAAGCCTACTCTCTGCTGGACACTGAG GTGGGCTACTGTCAGGGCGTGAGCTTCGTGGCCGGCGTGCTGCTGCTTCACATGAGCGAGGAGCAGGCCTTCGACATGCTCAAATTCCTCATGTACGACCTCGGCATCAGACGTCAGTACAAGCCCGACATGGTCTCGCTGCAG ATCCAGATGTACCAGCTCTCCAGACTGCTCCACGACTACCACCGCGACTTGTACAATCACCTGGAGGAGTACGAAATCTGCCCGAGCCTGTACGCCGCGCCATGGTTCCTCACGCTCTTTGCCTCGCAGTTCCCTCTCGGCTTCGTCTCACGCATCTTTG acttTCTATTTGCCCAAGGCTCAGAGGTCATCTTCAAAGTGGCCCTGTGTCTGCTGAGCAACCACCAGGGGGAGATAGTGGAGTGTGATAGCTTCGAGAGCATTGTCGACTACCTGAAGACGACGCTTCCCAGCCTCACGCAGGCTCAGATGGAGCAGACCATTGCCAAG GTGACCGAGATGGACATCTCCAAGCAGCTGCACGCGTACGAGGTGGAGTACCACGTGCTGCAGGACGAGGTGGCCGAAGGCGGCGCCACGCCCGACGACTCTGAGCGCCTGGACAAGCTGGAGAAGACCAACGGGCAGCTCAAGAAGCAAAACATGGAGCTGCTGGAGAAACTTCAG GCGGCCCGACAGAAGATCCAATCCCTGGAAACCAACGTGGAGAACTTCCTGTCCCGCGAGAGCAAAATGAAGCACGCGATCCGCACGCTGGAGCAGGAGAGGTCGGCCCACCAGAAGACCATCGAGCGCATGCGCTCGTGCCTCCCGCCCGATGTCGCCGACGTGGAGATGACCCACATCAAGTCAACGTCGCCGGCACCCGATGCCAAAGCCAAAGCCGGCGCCAAGAAGCCTTGA